The genomic region GGGTAGAAATAGGTGGAATTTGACTTCCTCAcaatgacaaaaataaaaatcagtgccAAGGAGGGTAAAAATGCACAACAAAAAGCACCCACCATTTTGTAAGCAATCTTAATGCTTCACTGTAAAAATGTTATcgccatgttggtctcaggaaTTAAGAGACAAGGTCAGTGAGGTAATCTCTCTTGCTGGACTAACTTCTGGGAGTAAGAAGATTTTGAGCAACactgagctcttcaggtctggggaaggtaatCTGcaagtcacagctaaatacaaagtggaaagGATAAAGAGTATGGAATAGataatcttgtatttagctgagaGTTTCTGATTACCTTtgccaaacctgaagaagagttctgtgtagcttgaaagctgctatctttcaccaatagaagttggtccattaagaGGTATTCTCATTAACCCTCTCTGACTCAATGAAGAAATATCACAGGTGATTATGtgaagttatatatatatatctcatagGACAGACACTCACCAGATTCTTTAATGTTTATGTATCAGCAGAAGGCTAGCCTGTAACAACTACTGTTTGTCATTTAGGAAGTGTTTTTCTCCTGTTTGGGTACACAGAAGATGTAAATATTGGAAAGAGAGCACATCTTAAAAGGGTATCATGCACCTTGAAAATTATGAGAACATGCTtgattacaaaagaaaataagtcTATTTCTTGTGTGAGGCTTAAAGGACATTAAGTGCATTTTGGGCCCATGAGGAAAAACTACATTCTGTCCCTAGGAAAATAAGCACCATACAAGACAGGGTGGATGGATATAAATCAGGAAGAAGGAaaccttaatttttattttttgcaattttacttattttcctaaagagaggTTGATCAGTATAATCATTAAAACATGATGGTTTGCAACTACTAACTATAGCATTCATGCTAAATTTGGTACTTTTAGTTAACCAAGTGAATACACTGTATACACAtctatttaaccaattatataccCTAATGTCCATATATTTAGGTTCTTATTTTTGTTAGAAAATGACAacactttaatttttttactcattTGTGTCAAGTGGCATTTGGATGGGAGTTTGATTCAATTAAATGCACAAATGTTTAAAACAGCATTCTAAAATTGTTGTAGATAAACAAAATTACCTTATGCTAGATATAGAAATactctgaaacaatttttttcttatgtatttaaaattaacTGATTTAAATGAAGTATTcactgtagttagtgaattgaattgATTGGTTTTGGTCAGTATGGCCCAGattgtcaaaggtatttagatacctATGTCCTTCATGATGGTAGAACTCATCCTCACACCTTTTTATTCTtaaattggaagaggaaaacaatttgtttttttgttttttttaactcccAGTtagtttctcaactttgaatgaatgagtcattgaactgaaatgaagaaaatatcctCTGTACCTGCATAAGAAGTCACTACTGTCAAAAGGTGGTTCAGCACTTCATTTCAAATGCTGAAGCcaatgacttccaccagttcactggtttgactttctttaaaactttgacaGCTAACATGTACTGcttgattatttatttaaatgttaatagattatagtaagttGAGGCATTGGCCTAAGTTGggttcagcaacctttcagaagtggtgtgccgagtcttcatttattcactctgatttaaggtttcgtatgccagtaatacattttaatgtttttagaaggtctctttctataagtctatcatATACAACtaaattattgtatgtaaagtaaataaggtttttaaatgtttaaaaaacttcatttaaaattaaattaaaatgcagagcccccaggaccagtggccaggactcgGGAAGTGtgactgccactgaaaatcagcttgcgtgccgcctttggtacgtgtgccataggttgcctacccctgtcctaagttatcaatttcaaatttaattttaaatttacttttaagGAGAAgaaattcttaaatatttttttgaaaaaatggaTTTTCAATCACTCTGATGTAAGATGTGCTGTGATTCTACATACCACCTATATTATGAAATATAACGTCAACAGTCTGAGAATTGTTAGTACATACCTCATATAATAGCACCCCCTATTCAATTACCTTAGATAGTTGCAATTGAAATCTTCATCAGTCACTCAAATGCCTACTTACAACATTTGCACCAAAACAGGTATCAGTGTGGCATCTGGGATGTGATGTTCCACTCACCTTGGAACACTTGGTAGTCAACAAGAATAGTTTATTCTGGCCAAATTCCACCATGGATAATTCTATTGTCCATCTAGAAGTCCCTTGTGCAGTTTCATCTAGATGTGGTATTCTTCATCAGGGTTTTCCTTAACTGTAGTACTGGTGACCACTTTCATATAGCACGCCTCTGAGTGCAatccccccatataaattaaaaaactttatatatttaacaccattataaatgctggaggcaaatccgggtttggggtggaagctgacagctcacaaccccccatgtaataacctcgtgaccccgaggggtcccaatccccagtttgagaacccctgctatatgCCATTCCACTACAACAGAGTTCTAGGGCAAGGGTGGTTGCATGTTAATAGTGAAATGATTACTCTGTGCATGTTTGTAGAGCATGTTAGGAAACATTTACACGTAACCTATCTTTACTAGCATTAATGACAATTTTTGTAAATGAAGGACAATTGTAAGTGATTTACTGTACTTTATCATAAATATTAGCCCTGGGAGAGGGTGGTTAAAAGACCTCTTTCTGGGATTACAATAATTGTCAGTACAAATATGTATAGTTTGACTATAGACCTCAGGCATAGAATAAGGAATTGTTTAATTGAACACCTCAGATCAGCTTCTAAAACCACCAAAATAGTCAAGTAAGAGTGTTGGGCACCTACTGATCATAAATCTTTTAATGCCCCCAATATTACCACAGCAGAAAACTGAAGGCAGCAATTGCTCTAATAGTAAAGAGTACACAAACCCCAGGTGTTGTTTCACTATCATTTAACACAGTCAGAGGGGTCAGGCACCAAAgtgtataactttaaaaaaaaaaaaaaaatctgcaactgGCAATACTGTGAGGTAAATTTGGGGCCAACAATTTTGGTTCCTAAAACTGACTTTTTGAAAAACCTTAGATGTACAGAATTATTTAAATTCCACtgaaaacattgttttaaatattatCTACAAGCTGCTACTACTGTCTTTTACATATATGTAAGAGGCAGAAAAAGAAATTGACTAGAAACAAGAGAAATTGACCAGATTATTTTCATCGGCCAAGCACACCGAAGTACATAAAACAAACAGTATTAAAAGCAAGTTATGTTTTGAGAGTTCTCTGTTTTGAAAACCTCAGGTCGTGACATAGCTAAGGAAATTGGCTTTTAAAATCTATACTTTTTAAAGGGGTACACTTTTACTTGAAAAAGGTAATTCCCACCTTAGTTTTGTATCTGCTAgtgttacaagtaacacctaagaTCGCTGATTGAAAAAAATTAGTGCTGGAAAAGATGTGCTCCTCTTTGACAACAGCGTGCATGCAGCCAGTTCCATTGTATTGTTGATTCTGATAGTTGTATTTCCTGTCTCATGCAGTAACATTAGGACATCACTTGAGGGATGAAGCTTATGAACATGCTCTTTTACAGTCTTTGCAAGATGAGGCTATTAGAATAGAAGCAGCCATGCTGCAAATGAAGAGGCAGCAGCCAGAGATGTGCAGTGTGAAAGAGGACTGAACCTAAGCATGTTTGATACTTTGGATCTCAGGTCTGTTCACTTTCTTGCGAGTAAGACCCTTACTAATATGGAAGCAGAAACACTAATATGAAGTAATAAAGGAAATTAAGAAATGTTTCTATCCATGCTTTTTAAAAGGATTCTTAATAAGAAAATTCCAAATTAgtacatttcaaaaatgtcaaccCTGATGATATATCTGTATAAAGGGGAACATTAAGTGAGGAAAAAGTGATCTGTCAATTACAGCAGTGACAAAACACAACAGAGACAACCTCTGCactacccccccaaaaaacaaaacctttaatCTCCTCAGTTCTTGCAAGAGTCATTTTGGAAGAAGTGTGTCTACATGCTGGTCACCAggaccactgagagagagagaggaactagACATACTTGCTGGGTCCTTTTCACTCACATGAGCCTTTTGGGGTCAATTTTCTCCAGGTGAACTAAGGGCTTTAGCTGCTCAGCAAAGTTTCGCATGTCATCAGAAACTACATCTTGTCCTGCCGGAGCTACAACACTCAGCTCCACGAGGTAGGAGAGAGACAAGGGCTCAATGCTATCAGTGTTTCCTGGAACCAGGATGCGGAAGATCTTGTACACTACAATCTTCATGATACCCTTGCGGAACACATGGCCCTTGGCGACAAACTCATGGTCCATCCGGAAGCCCATCTCCATCAGAAAGTCAGTAAGGTTCTCTGAAGTAGCGATGTCAACACAGTTGCGCACCAGAGCATGGCGGTTTTTGTCTCCCATTTCTGGCTGTCCCAAATAGCGCAAGTGCCAGGGTGTGCCAGTTTTGTCCATGGAGCGCCGTGCCCTCAGGACaaagggactggcttgctgccctTTCAGGAGGAACACCATCTCATGGTCCAGGAATGTCTCAGGTTCCATGTTGTCACACAGACCACGCAACCGGTGAAGGAGGCTCTCCAGGCTTTGATCCAAAACACTTCCTGGGGAGAACAAGTTCATTATTTCACCAATGAGCAGTTTACTATTGCCCTTACGACTACACGGTTTCATCCACCAGTGTATGGGATACCCCAAATCATttcaccatatttaaaaaaaaggagcaactagaacaAATGCTCATCCAAACTAATTTTTCAAAAAAGTAGCAGAGGATGCAAAAGCTGCAGGAAACAACATACCCAGTGCTCTTCATCTGGGAATCTCACAGTATTTACAAAATATTATTCTTCCCCACTTTATTTTTtatagaaagggaaactgaggtgtatAACATTTGAATGACTTTGCCCAAGATCAGACAGGCAATGGCAGTCAAGAAAAAAACCTAACTCTAATTACTAGTCCTAATCTCTGGACCACTCTCCCTACACAACCCATGTAGGAGATGCAGGTACATTAGTGCTTATTTCAATGTCTATacaacagcagcacagagccaCGAATATAACGTTAATAATTACACTGGAGAAGGTCACAAAAGCTTTCAGAGGGATTTGCAGCAGAACCAAAAAGTGCAAGGGCAAGAGCAAAGCCCAAAACAAATATTAAGTACCCAaatattctgcaccaaaaaagaGTTTTGAAAAGGTGTGTGCGAGGGGGTGTCCACATGAGTTCCTtttggaagcagtgcactgtcAGAAACAGATGGCCTGCTTCTGGAGAGTTTTAGCCCAAAAGGTCAATGTCTTTCACAAAAGAAGTCTGACCTCCCTAGTTTAGGATCTGATTGAGGTAAggtcttttcttctctttcctattccccctctctccttcctctcacGATGTTAAAAACTGGAATGAGTTAGGTACAGGCAAGCTGCGagttttcaaaagaacctggCAGCATGCAATATGACATGAAATCAAACCCATCTTCTCACCAGCCTTACCTTGGAGTAAATACTCCATCATATTAATGGTGCCGCCAGTGACAGGCATCATGGTAACAGGTGGGGCCTCCATGGTTTTGGCTTCCCTAGATGAAGCACAAAGAAATCAGGTCCATGACTACAGCAGGTATTCAGGCGCAGGGAGACCCCCAGCGACCCCGCagtgtgtaggggggggggggggggggagactgccCTTCGTACGGGAACCGACGCTCCTTGCAGAGCGAGTAGGGCAACCGGGTGCGGCTTGGATACAACCACCTGGGAGGGGCCGGGTGCAGGTGAGCCGCGGGGGAGGATGGATGGCGGGGTTAGGGGACCCTGCCGCGCGGGGGGAGCCATCCCGGGGAAGAGAGCAAAGGACTGGGGGGGGCGGAGCAGCCGGCCCCGGGCGGGGCCCTGGAGTCCCAGGAGCAGGGCTAACGCTCAGCCCCTCACCTGTAGGGCGGCGCGGCGGGACGGGGCTCCCCTCTTTACGGGCTGTTCCAAAGCTCGGGCCCGGCACAGCCCCGCGACCTCCTCCCGGCCGCCGACCTGCTCCCTCGCCAGAGCGCGCATGCGCCGCACCCCCCACACTCAGGCAGCAGGCGGGcggagggagcggggcggggttTCCTGCTCGCTCCGAGGCCGAGACCAGCGGGGGCGTCGTCTGCGCATTCTTGGGTATGGAGAAAGGTGCGCGCGTCGCCTTGTCTCCCGCCCGCCCCGCGGCAAACAGCCCTCACCATCACCACCCCTCCCGGCCAGTCTGGGGCACacacccctcagcgccccccccaacccctcccagcccggggcaaacacccctcagcgccccccccaacccctcccagcccggggcaaacacccctcagcgcccccccaacccctcccagcccggggcaaacacccctcagcgccccccccaatccctcccagcccggggcacacacccctcagcgccccccaacccctcccagcccggggcagacacccctcagcgccccccccaacccctcccaacCCGGGGCACacacccctcagcgccccccccaacccctcccagcccggGGCACACACCCCTCAGCGCCCCTCCCAGCCCGGGGCAAacacccctcagcgccccccccaatccctcccagcccggggcaaacacccctcagcgcccccccccaatccctcccagcccggggcacacacccctcagccccccccaacccctcccagcccggggcaaacacccctcagcgccccccccaacctctcccaGCCCGGGGCAAacacccctcagcgccccccccaacccctcccagcccggggcacacacccctcagcgccccccccaacccctcccagcccggggcaaacacccctcagcgccccccccaacccctcccagcctggggcaaacacccctcagcgccccccccaacccctcccagcccggggcacacacccctcagcgcccccccaacccctcccagcccggggcaaacacccctcagcgccccccctcccagcccggggcaaacacccctcagcgccccccccaatccctcccagcccggggcacacacccctcagtgccccccaacccctcccagcccggggcagacacccctcagcgcccccccccaacccctcccagcccggggcacacacccctcagcgccccccccaacccctcccagcccggGGCACACACCCCTCAGCGCCCCTCCCAGCCCGGGGCAAacacccctcagcgcccccccaacccctcccagcccggGGCAAACATCCCTCagcgcccccccaacccctcccagcccggggcaaacacccctcagcgcccccccaacccctcccagcccagggcacaCACCCCGCAGCCGCCAACTCGCCCGCCCGCCCAGGGCAaacaccctcttcccccccgctgctgcccagccacGGGTGcgctgcccagcccccgcccGGCCAGCCCGGGGCACACAGGAAGAGGCTGAAGTTGGTTCCTTATTCCCAGCTTCTTGTTGGTGGCCCCCAGTtctttattcaaagaaaaaaaataagttttcgGTAAGGTTAAATTTTTAGAAATGGCATCAAAACTAATGTAATACACATATAAATAAGTATTTAGTTATTAATTAGATCATCAAATAAACGGGGGTTTAGCTgactacactggtctacaatttttgagaagtcatctgcttcagagataaaatgtgctatttattatgtattttgatgtgctgaattcaaatatgacaattaaaacaactggctactgtttctaagatatttaagtttttacattttatgtctatgtatattgtgtagatagtagagttttaatcataaattgtaaacctaggtcttttcatgtgtttatggttgctttacatgataatatttcacctgtcctgttcatgTAACGcttcaaaaatcagcaaaagggttatataaataaaatttattatgaaacaaaaggcaaaaaactattatgtacgtagtttagtcctattcagtttctacttggcgcttcttggcttgtctcttgtattcattaaatgaagcatctcttgtcactgtccagcaatagtctgcaagcattgatgggctccatttgccctgatagcgtttctccattgttgcaatgtcctggtgaaatcgctcgccatgctcgtcgctcactgctccgcagttcagtggaaaaaaatctagatgagagtgcaaaaaatgtatctttagtgacatgttgcaaccaaggcttttgtatgccttgaggaggttttccaccaacaacctgtagttgtctgccttgttgtttccaagaaaatttattgccactaactggaaggctttccatgccgtcttttccttgccacgcagtgcatggtcaaatgcatcatctcgaagaagttcacgaatctgaggaccaacaaagacaccttcctttatcttagcttcacttaaccttggaaattttccatggaggtacttgaaagctgcttgtgttttgtcaatggctttgacaaagttcttcatcagacccagcttgatgtgtagggtggtaacaaaatcttccttgattcaacaagtggtggatgctgaacacttttcctcccaggctccaatggctgtcggagtggccaatctttcttgatgtggtgggaatctcttgcacgactatcccattcgcagagaaaacagcagtactttgggtatccagtctgcagaccaagcaagagagcaccaaccttcaaatcgccacaaagctgccactgatgttggtcatagtttatgcgcctcaaaagttgtttcatgttgtcataggtttccttcatatggactgcatgaccaactggaattgatggcaaaacattgctattatgcagtaaaacagctttaagactcgtcttcgatgaatcaatgaacagtctccactcatctggatcgtgaacgatgttgagggctgccatcacaccatcgatgttgttgcaggctacaagatcaccttccaggaagaagaatgggacaagatccttttgacggtcacggaacatggaaaccctaacatcacctgccaggagattccactgctgtagtctggagcccaacagctctgccttactcttgggtagttccaaatccctgacaaggtcattcagttcaccttgtgttatgaggtgtggttcagaggaggaggatgggagaaaatgtgggtcctgtgacattgatggttcaggaccagaagtttcatcctcttcctcatctgactcaagtgagaatgattctggtgcatcaggaaccggcagtccttctccgtggggtactgggagtatagctgatggaatgtttggataatgcacagtccactttttcttctttgacacacctttcctaactgaggcaccatgcagaagtaacaattgctggtatgatctgttggctctctccaaatcattggcataaggcatagatttccttttcctgttcaaccactggcgaagatttgttgcacaagtgttgcagcatctgtgtggggcccacctcttgtcctgatctccaattttgcagccaaaataaaggtgataggctttcttaaccatagtggttatactgcgcttttatgatgcaaaagtcacttcaccacaaacatagcagaagttatctgcactgttcacacaagtacgaggcatctctgctcactttggctaaagagaaatgtgtccctttgcaaaatcaaacactgacaaataagagagcacgacactgtatgatttctagagctgatatagggcaatttgttcagcagagtgatgtaagcttcgttatgcttgcatcatccatgacttctaggaataacatgatgcaattcatatcatgtatgacgcaataccagcttcagattgcatcattcattgttttgcctaaaaagcaaatagtgtccaaacccagtca from Chrysemys picta bellii isolate R12L10 chromosome 6, ASM1138683v2, whole genome shotgun sequence harbors:
- the MED18 gene encoding mediator of RNA polymerase II transcription subunit 18, which encodes MEAPPVTMMPVTGGTINMMEYLLQGSVLDQSLESLLHRLRGLCDNMEPETFLDHEMVFLLKGQQASPFVLRARRSMDKTGTPWHLRYLGQPEMGDKNRHALVRNCVDIATSENLTDFLMEMGFRMDHEFVAKGHVFRKGIMKIVVYKIFRILVPGNTDSIEPLSLSYLVELSVVAPAGQDVVSDDMRNFAEQLKPLVHLEKIDPKRLM